One segment of Aquimarina sp. BL5 DNA contains the following:
- a CDS encoding ABC transporter ATP-binding protein — translation METDALLSLKNINVSFSSEEKENQVLYDISFDINSNEILGVVGESGSGKSVTSLAIMGLLPTHTAKVSGQILYDNHSLLDLDTKTLRSIRGNEIAMIFQEPMSSLNPSMKCGKQVIEILLQHTDLSKSKAKEEVLSLFEKVKLPDSIRAYNSYPHELSGGQKQRIMIAMAIACKPKLLIADEPTTALDVTVQKEIISLLKELQKEYKMSILFISHDLSLVSEIADKVLVVYQGKMVEYGATSEIFNNPQKEYTKALIHARPSLDVRFKNLPTIEDYLTDQTAEREIITKTQRIQQHKELYSNPPLLEVRNVEKTFFSKAGLFGKKEFKAVDGVSFKLYEGETLGLVGESGCGKSTLGNTILQLDKANSGEILYKGRDITKISSSEIRSLRKEIQLIFQDPFASLNPRLTIGKAIMEPMKAHNLYDNNAERKEKTINLLERVGLDPAYFNRYPHEFSGGQRQRIGIARTIALQPKLIICDESVSALDISVQAQVLNLLNELKEKFGFTYIFISHDLAVVKYMSDQLLVMNQGKIEEQGDADNIYANPKNEYTKKLIDAIPKGM, via the coding sequence ATGGAAACTGATGCTTTACTTTCTCTTAAAAATATAAACGTCTCTTTTTCTTCTGAGGAAAAAGAAAACCAAGTATTGTATGACATTTCATTTGATATCAATTCTAATGAAATCTTAGGTGTTGTAGGAGAATCTGGAAGTGGTAAGTCAGTAACTTCTTTAGCTATTATGGGATTACTTCCTACGCATACCGCAAAAGTTTCCGGACAAATCTTGTATGATAACCATTCTCTGCTTGATTTGGATACTAAAACATTAAGATCTATCCGAGGTAATGAAATCGCTATGATTTTTCAGGAACCCATGAGTTCTCTTAATCCATCTATGAAATGTGGTAAACAGGTTATAGAGATATTGTTACAACATACTGATTTGTCAAAATCCAAAGCTAAGGAAGAAGTGCTTTCATTGTTTGAAAAAGTAAAACTCCCTGATAGCATTCGTGCCTATAATTCTTATCCTCATGAACTAAGCGGTGGACAAAAACAACGCATAATGATTGCTATGGCCATTGCTTGTAAGCCTAAACTACTTATTGCCGATGAACCTACAACTGCATTAGATGTTACTGTACAGAAAGAAATCATTAGTTTGTTAAAAGAACTACAGAAAGAATATAAAATGAGTATTCTCTTCATTTCTCACGACTTATCTTTGGTATCTGAAATTGCAGATAAGGTTCTAGTAGTTTATCAAGGTAAAATGGTAGAATATGGTGCTACATCAGAAATTTTTAATAATCCCCAAAAAGAATATACCAAAGCATTAATTCATGCCAGGCCATCACTGGATGTTAGGTTTAAAAATCTACCTACGATAGAAGATTACCTTACTGATCAGACAGCAGAAAGAGAAATTATTACTAAAACACAAAGAATACAACAACACAAAGAATTATATAGCAACCCTCCTCTTTTAGAAGTAAGAAATGTAGAAAAAACATTTTTTTCTAAAGCTGGATTGTTTGGTAAAAAAGAATTTAAAGCAGTTGATGGAGTTAGCTTTAAATTGTACGAAGGTGAAACATTGGGTCTTGTTGGAGAATCTGGATGTGGTAAATCTACTTTAGGAAACACAATTCTACAATTAGACAAAGCAAATAGCGGTGAGATTTTATATAAGGGTCGGGATATTACGAAAATTTCTTCTTCAGAAATAAGAAGTTTAAGAAAAGAGATTCAGTTAATATTTCAAGATCCATTTGCATCTCTAAATCCACGTTTAACAATTGGTAAAGCGATTATGGAGCCTATGAAAGCCCATAATCTTTATGATAATAACGCAGAGCGAAAAGAAAAAACTATTAATTTATTAGAACGCGTTGGGTTAGATCCAGCATATTTTAACCGATATCCTCATGAATTTAGTGGTGGCCAACGTCAACGTATCGGAATTGCTAGAACTATAGCGCTTCAGCCTAAATTAATCATTTGTGATGAATCTGTAAGTGCCTTGGACATTTCCGTTCAGGCACAGGTTTTGAATTTATTGAATGAGCTAAAAGAAAAATTTGGTTTTACTTATATTTTTATATCTCATGATTTGGCTGTGGTAAAATATATGTCTGATCAATTATTAGTTATGAATCAAGGTAAAATTGAAGAACAAGGAGATGCGGACAACATCTACGCAAACCCTAAGAATGAATACACTAAAAAACTAATTGATGCCATCCCCAAAGGTATGTAG